In the Clostridia bacterium genome, CACGTTCACGAGCCCAGCCATGGGCGACTGCATCACTCCGAGGAGTGTCCCAATTAGCACCTCGCGCGACGGAAGCGCCGCAAGTTGCATCACCTGCTCCTTGCCGATGGCAGAACCCTTGAGGATTCCACCCTTTATGGCAAGGATCTTGGTCTCCTTGGCGAAGTCCACTAGGATCCTGGCTGGAGCCACTGGATCCTTATGACCGAAGGCCAATGCCGTCGGTCCCTCTAGATAGTGGTCAAGCCCGTTCACTCCGACCCTTCCGGCTGCGATCCGTATGAGGGTGTTCTTGTAGACCTTGTAGTCAACCCCGACCTCCAATAGCTTCCGCCGCAGCTTGGTGACTTGTCCAACGGAGAGCCCGCGAAAATCGGCCAGAACCGCACTACTAGCTGACGACAGCTTAGCTTCGAGCTCCTCGATGGTCTTGGCTTTCTCTGGTGTAGGCACGTTTGCACCTCCATTCCATCCGCACAATTACGGCAGCCTGACTGCCGCCTACCTGGACAACAGAAAGGGACCTCTGCACGTGCGGCCGGAGGTCCCGTGTGTGACGGGATATATCGCCATCCTCCGACCTCGGCAGGCGGATCGCGCATCCAGTTGGACGCCGCATCCATTAAGCTGCGCCTCGGGGCATAGCCCCTGAGCACGTGCGCCTGCTGTCTTGGGCCAGGTGCGTCTTTCTATTGTCATGGGCAAACGCCCGCTACTTCTCGACAGACATACCCGCGACCGACTGCGGGTTCACGTGAATCCCAGGGCCCATCGTGGACGCGATGGTCACGCTCTTCAGGTAAGTGCCTTTGGCCGCTGCAGGACGGGCCTTAACGATCGCCTCCATAAGGGTGGCGACGTTCGCGGTGAGTTTCTCCTCACCGAATGAAGCCTTCCCAACCGGCACATGCACGATCCCGGTCTTGTCGACCCTATACTCAACCTTGCCGGCCTTGATCTCGTTCACCGCTCTGGCGATGTCGAAGGTGACCGTGCCGGTTTTCGGGTTCGGCATGAGGCCCTTAGGGCCTAGGATCTTA is a window encoding:
- the rplJ gene encoding 50S ribosomal protein L10, producing MPTPEKAKTIEELEAKLSSASSAVLADFRGLSVGQVTKLRRKLLEVGVDYKVYKNTLIRIAAGRVGVNGLDHYLEGPTALAFGHKDPVAPARILVDFAKETKILAIKGGILKGSAIGKEQVMQLAALPSREVLIGTLLGVMQSPMAGLVNVLSGPARKLVWTLEAVRKQKEEAGGGASAVEAQ